The Chthoniobacterales bacterium genome window below encodes:
- a CDS encoding SLC13 family permease, with protein sequence MTIVLFFLLILVVLFLFVKEIVPPDLVAMGTLVLVTLVGWISPKEAFASFSNEAPITVAAMFILSSGLQRCGAIEDVGRLFRRVPNMSELKLLIILMLSVIACSAFVNNTPVVVALLPLVLGVARHYKVSASKLLIPLSFAAILGGTCTVIGTSTNIVVTSLAETQYGIHFGIFDITKLGVIVALAGVAYMALIGRHLLPDRESLASLVGSISTREYVTEMLVGETSPLRGKPLDQTELHKIANVRVQGIVRGGEFLPPPFHSAVLEAGDRLVLGAPRTAMEEVQSLAGVSLIDEKEFGLERVRAEHTVIVEAVITNNSHFASRTLGESRLRENFSAQVLAIHRHGENITQNVGQVPLKFGDTLLLRISQEGLARLGGNPDILLLSDTAVASLRRDKRPIVLAVLLTVVTLASFNVYPISILALAGVVVLVATRCLRMSEVYDAIDWRIVAMIVGMISLGTAMTNVGADKWLVDEVISIVGTANPILVLGAFYLIGTLLTEMISNNAVAILLTPIAYQTAVKLHYDPVPFLIAIMFAASASFATPIGYQTNTFVYGAGGYKFRDFLRVGAPLNLFFLVIVTLLIPIFWPLK encoded by the coding sequence ATGACCATCGTCCTGTTTTTCCTGCTGATCCTGGTGGTCCTCTTCCTCTTCGTGAAGGAGATCGTGCCGCCGGATCTCGTCGCCATGGGCACGCTCGTGCTGGTTACGCTCGTCGGCTGGATCTCTCCGAAGGAAGCCTTCGCCTCCTTCTCGAACGAGGCGCCAATCACCGTCGCCGCGATGTTCATCCTCAGCTCCGGCCTGCAACGCTGCGGGGCCATCGAGGATGTCGGCCGCCTTTTCCGCCGCGTGCCGAACATGTCCGAGCTCAAGCTGCTGATCATCCTCATGCTCAGCGTGATCGCGTGCTCGGCCTTCGTGAACAACACGCCCGTCGTCGTCGCGCTGTTGCCGCTCGTGCTCGGCGTGGCCCGCCACTACAAGGTCAGCGCGAGCAAGCTCCTCATCCCGCTCTCCTTCGCGGCGATCCTCGGCGGCACCTGCACCGTAATCGGCACGTCGACAAACATCGTCGTCACCTCGCTCGCCGAGACCCAATACGGCATCCACTTCGGCATCTTCGACATCACGAAGCTCGGCGTCATCGTCGCCCTTGCCGGCGTCGCCTACATGGCGCTCATCGGCCGCCACCTCCTCCCCGATCGCGAATCCCTCGCGAGCCTCGTCGGCTCCATTTCCACCCGCGAATACGTCACCGAGATGCTCGTCGGCGAGACGTCGCCGTTGCGCGGCAAGCCGCTGGACCAGACCGAGCTGCACAAGATCGCCAACGTGCGCGTGCAGGGCATCGTCCGCGGAGGCGAATTCCTCCCGCCCCCGTTTCATTCCGCCGTCCTCGAGGCCGGCGACCGTCTCGTCCTCGGCGCACCGCGCACCGCGATGGAGGAGGTCCAGTCCCTCGCCGGCGTCTCCCTCATCGACGAGAAGGAATTCGGCCTCGAGCGCGTGCGCGCCGAACACACCGTCATCGTCGAGGCGGTCATCACGAACAACTCCCACTTCGCCAGCCGCACCCTCGGCGAATCCCGTCTCCGCGAGAACTTTAGCGCGCAGGTGCTCGCCATCCACCGCCACGGCGAGAACATCACCCAGAATGTCGGCCAGGTGCCGCTCAAATTCGGCGACACCCTGCTCCTGCGCATCTCGCAGGAAGGCCTCGCCCGCCTCGGCGGCAATCCCGACATCCTGCTGCTCAGCGATACCGCCGTCGCCTCGCTCCGCCGCGACAAGCGCCCCATCGTCCTCGCGGTTCTCCTCACCGTTGTCACCCTCGCCTCGTTCAACGTCTACCCGATCTCGATCCTCGCGCTCGCCGGCGTCGTTGTTCTCGTCGCCACCCGCTGCCTGCGCATGAGTGAGGTCTACGACGCGATCGACTGGCGCATCGTCGCCATGATCGTCGGCATGATCTCTCTCGGCACCGCGATGACGAACGTCGGCGCGGACAAATGGCTCGTCGACGAAGTCATTTCGATCGTCGGCACTGCGAATCCCATTCTCGTCCTCGGCGCGTTCTACCTCATCGGCACGCTGCTCACCGAGATGATCTCGAACAACGCCGTCGCCATCCTGCTCACGCCCATCGCCTACCAGACGGCCGTGAAACTCCACTACGATCCGGTGCCGTTCCTCATCGCGATCATGTTCGCGGCCTCTGCGAGCTTCGCCACGCCGATCGGCTATCAGACGAACACTTTCGTCTACGGCGCCGGCGGCTACAAATTCCGCGACTTCCTCCGCGTCGGCGCGCCGCTCAACCTGTTCTTCCTCGTCATCGTCACGCTGCTCATCCCGATCTTCTGGCCGCTGAAATGA
- a CDS encoding carbohydrate porin, producing MKKKQILRDFSWKRGLTAGSLAVAAVVSLQAGTPTAEPPVETKTSSAFGDWLNGKYATGNWFGVRDVLEDHGVTPYGNWKGTFYGLTGGGLDAPRGAFDEEIVLGLKLDFGKLAGIDGLTAQGSVRWRDGRSPNTYVGAGSLFNPSRYQSGQQWRLMPFFLSYTTPELFGVKDFLTISGGWQNPYDFFADQPDSKLFTNNAIGTQKGIGSAGVGWGSSYAAWGGYLKVKPVDWYYIQGGLYMAIPNATSMSNHGLDLEGYAPDPNANGIYALGETGVTPKIGPDQLPGKYAFGGMYWGVENTSYFNAKYDGKYDLYWQADQMVFREPSKAAEEPLAKGPSDGKEVAGGKSFKEPVSTEKPKLSDQGLYIINFVNFAPKYNCPVPFYFHTGLIYKGLIPTRDKDQLGVAFAYGNYSYYKILDDYNDGRTVHQTYEAVIEADYRVQLTKFTYVQPFWQYIIRPNGTGLVQNANIFGLHMGVTF from the coding sequence ATGAAAAAGAAGCAGATACTCAGGGATTTCTCGTGGAAGCGCGGGCTGACTGCGGGGTCGCTCGCGGTGGCCGCTGTCGTTTCCCTCCAAGCCGGAACCCCAACCGCGGAACCTCCCGTCGAAACGAAGACGTCCTCCGCGTTTGGCGACTGGCTGAATGGCAAATACGCCACCGGCAATTGGTTCGGCGTGCGCGACGTTCTCGAAGATCACGGGGTCACCCCCTACGGCAACTGGAAGGGCACCTTCTACGGTTTGACCGGTGGTGGCCTTGATGCCCCGCGTGGCGCGTTCGACGAGGAAATCGTGCTCGGGCTCAAGCTCGACTTCGGCAAACTCGCCGGCATCGATGGTCTGACGGCGCAGGGCTCCGTGCGCTGGCGCGACGGCCGCAGCCCGAATACCTACGTGGGCGCAGGCAGTCTGTTCAACCCCTCGCGTTACCAGAGCGGGCAGCAATGGCGCCTGATGCCGTTCTTCTTGTCCTACACGACGCCGGAACTCTTCGGGGTGAAGGACTTCCTGACGATTTCGGGTGGGTGGCAGAATCCCTACGATTTCTTTGCCGATCAGCCGGACTCGAAGCTCTTCACGAACAACGCCATCGGCACGCAGAAAGGCATCGGCTCTGCTGGCGTGGGCTGGGGAAGCAGTTACGCCGCATGGGGGGGCTACCTCAAGGTGAAGCCCGTGGACTGGTATTACATCCAGGGCGGCCTCTATATGGCCATCCCGAACGCGACCTCGATGTCGAACCATGGCCTCGATCTCGAAGGCTATGCACCGGATCCCAATGCCAATGGCATCTATGCCCTGGGTGAAACCGGCGTGACCCCGAAGATCGGTCCCGACCAGCTGCCGGGTAAATATGCCTTCGGCGGAATGTATTGGGGCGTCGAGAACACCTCATATTTCAATGCGAAATACGATGGCAAATACGACCTCTACTGGCAGGCCGACCAGATGGTGTTCCGCGAGCCTTCCAAGGCCGCCGAAGAGCCTCTCGCAAAAGGCCCTTCCGACGGAAAGGAAGTCGCTGGTGGCAAGAGCTTCAAGGAGCCCGTTTCGACCGAGAAGCCGAAGCTGAGCGACCAGGGCCTCTACATCATCAACTTCGTGAACTTCGCACCGAAGTATAACTGCCCGGTGCCGTTCTACTTCCACACGGGCCTCATCTACAAGGGTCTGATCCCGACCCGCGACAAGGACCAGCTCGGGGTGGCGTTTGCCTACGGCAACTACAGCTATTACAAGATCCTCGACGACTACAACGACGGGCGCACGGTGCACCAGACCTACGAGGCGGTGATCGAAGCCGACTACCGCGTGCAGCTCACGAAGTTCACTTACGTGCAGCCGTTCTGGCAATACATCATCCGGCCGAACGGCACGGGCCTCGTGCAGAATGCGAATATCTTCGGCCTGCACATGGGGGTGACATTCTAG
- a CDS encoding polyribonucleotide nucleotidyltransferase, whose amino-acid sequence MPHSVTAHVGSAPITIETGKLARLADGAVTVRSGDTIILVSAVSATTIKDGQDFFPLTVDYREKAAAVGKFPGGYFKREGRPSEKEILTCRLTDRPLRPLFPKGYLYDTQIIGVLLSADGEVDPDILFLNGASAALAVSDIPFAGPVGAVRVARVNGQFIANPTHSEREGSDLNLIYVGNETDVIMIEGEALELPEDDFVAALHFAQAEVTKLVAAQKELAAIAGKPKRTPQLFTVADELMEIAYSVAGDRIESAIYTPSKVARQKAVGALKDEVSAAILEKFPAATKFEISQAFDYLQKKAFRISILDKGVRCDGRDTKTIRPLSGETGFLPRSHGSALFQRGETQAVCLATLAPADEAQDLDGYTGGETSKRFILHYNFPPFSVGETGRTGSPGRREIGHGALAERSILAVVPPVNEFPYAMRVSSEVMESNGSTSMASVCGGILALMDAGVPIKTPVAGISCGLVTEFSGDQMTRYTLLTDIIGSEDHFGDMDWKLCGTRTGVTGFQLDLKLPGIPLSLMAEAIYRTRDDRQKVLDVMESVLAAPRTEMSQYAPRIETIKINPDKIGLLIGPGGKTIKGIVAETGAEINIEDDGSVHIYSNNGDSLARAKQIINGMTKEITPGELFQGTVVSIKEFGCFVEVLPGKDGLVHISELADFRVNKVEDVVKMGDSVWVKCIGIDDKGRVKLSRKAAMKDRDAAEKGEPVAAGVA is encoded by the coding sequence ATGCCTCATTCCGTTACAGCCCACGTGGGCTCAGCGCCAATCACCATCGAAACCGGCAAGCTCGCCCGCCTCGCGGACGGCGCCGTGACCGTTCGCTCCGGCGACACGATCATTCTCGTTTCCGCCGTCTCCGCGACCACGATCAAGGACGGTCAGGACTTCTTCCCGCTCACCGTCGACTACCGCGAAAAGGCGGCTGCCGTCGGCAAGTTCCCCGGTGGTTACTTCAAGCGCGAAGGTCGTCCTTCCGAGAAGGAAATCCTCACCTGCCGTCTCACTGACCGCCCGCTGCGCCCGCTCTTTCCGAAGGGCTATCTCTACGACACGCAGATCATCGGCGTCCTCCTCAGCGCGGACGGGGAAGTCGATCCCGACATCCTTTTCCTCAATGGCGCCAGCGCCGCTCTCGCCGTCTCCGACATCCCGTTCGCGGGTCCCGTCGGTGCCGTGCGTGTCGCCCGCGTGAACGGCCAGTTCATTGCGAACCCGACCCATAGCGAGCGTGAAGGCAGCGACCTGAATCTCATCTACGTCGGCAACGAAACCGATGTCATCATGATCGAAGGCGAAGCCCTCGAGCTTCCCGAGGACGACTTCGTCGCCGCGCTGCACTTCGCCCAGGCTGAAGTGACCAAGCTCGTCGCTGCGCAGAAGGAGCTCGCCGCCATCGCCGGCAAGCCGAAGCGCACGCCCCAGCTCTTCACCGTCGCCGACGAACTCATGGAAATCGCCTACTCCGTCGCGGGTGACCGCATCGAGAGCGCGATCTATACGCCGAGCAAGGTGGCCCGCCAGAAGGCGGTCGGCGCGCTCAAGGACGAAGTCTCCGCCGCGATCCTCGAGAAATTCCCGGCCGCGACGAAGTTCGAGATCAGCCAGGCGTTCGACTACCTGCAGAAGAAGGCCTTCCGCATCAGCATCCTTGACAAGGGCGTGCGTTGCGACGGCCGCGATACGAAAACGATCCGCCCGCTCAGCGGCGAGACCGGCTTCCTGCCTCGCAGCCACGGCTCGGCGCTCTTCCAGCGCGGCGAAACGCAGGCGGTCTGCCTCGCGACGCTCGCTCCCGCGGACGAAGCCCAGGACCTCGACGGCTACACCGGTGGCGAGACCAGCAAGCGCTTCATCCTGCACTACAACTTCCCGCCCTTCTCGGTCGGCGAAACCGGCCGCACCGGCAGCCCGGGCCGCCGCGAAATCGGCCACGGCGCGCTCGCCGAGCGTTCCATCCTCGCGGTCGTTCCGCCCGTGAACGAATTCCCTTACGCGATGCGCGTGAGCAGCGAAGTCATGGAATCCAACGGCTCCACCTCGATGGCCAGCGTTTGCGGCGGCATCCTCGCTCTCATGGACGCGGGTGTCCCGATCAAGACGCCCGTTGCCGGCATCAGCTGCGGTCTCGTCACGGAATTCAGCGGCGATCAGATGACCCGTTACACGCTCCTCACCGACATCATCGGCAGCGAGGACCACTTCGGCGACATGGACTGGAAGCTCTGCGGCACCCGCACGGGCGTCACCGGCTTCCAGCTCGACCTGAAGCTGCCCGGCATCCCGCTCTCGCTCATGGCCGAGGCGATCTATCGCACCCGCGACGACCGCCAGAAGGTTCTCGACGTGATGGAATCCGTTCTCGCCGCTCCGCGCACCGAGATGAGCCAATACGCTCCGCGCATCGAGACGATCAAGATCAACCCCGACAAGATCGGTCTCCTCATCGGGCCTGGTGGCAAGACCATCAAGGGCATCGTGGCCGAGACCGGCGCCGAGATTAACATCGAGGACGACGGCAGCGTGCACATCTACTCGAACAACGGCGACAGCCTCGCCCGCGCCAAGCAGATCATCAACGGCATGACCAAGGAGATCACCCCGGGTGAGCTCTTCCAGGGCACGGTCGTTTCGATCAAGGAATTCGGCTGCTTCGTCGAAGTCCTGCCCGGAAAGGACGGCCTCGTCCACATCTCCGAACTCGCCGACTTCCGCGTGAACAAGGTCGAGGACGTCGTGAAGATGGGCGACTCCGTCTGGGTGAAGTGCATCGGCATCGACGACAAGGGTCGCGTGAAGCTCAGCCGCAAGGCCGCGATGAAAGATCGCGATGCCGCCGAGAAGGGTGAGCCCGTCGCCGCCGGCGTCGCTTAA
- the rpsO gene encoding 30S ribosomal protein S15, which yields MATIESAAATLRLHEKDTGSADVQIALLTKRITELTEHLKTHAKDHSSRRGLLKLVAQRRSLLDYLKRTASDRYQTILEKLELRK from the coding sequence ATGGCAACGATCGAATCCGCCGCAGCGACACTGCGCCTCCATGAAAAAGACACCGGCAGCGCCGATGTCCAGATTGCGCTGCTCACGAAGCGCATCACCGAACTCACCGAGCACCTCAAGACCCACGCCAAGGATCATTCCTCGCGCCGCGGTCTGCTCAAGCTGGTCGCCCAGCGCCGCAGCCTTCTCGACTACCTGAAGCGCACCGCTTCGGATCGTTATCAGACGATTCTCGAGAAGCTGGAACTCCGCAAGTAA
- a CDS encoding alkaline phosphatase family protein, protein MTFLRRSLFVLFTILLAVSVARAASAPLAKHVFIISIDQGAPASIEKAEMPVLKKMAAEGAHTWEAYTIVPSLTLPSHTSMLTGVGIQKHQVDWNELMPEKGLVKVPTIFSFAKKAGLTTAMIVGKVKFKTLELPGTVDRFLRPESPRGASIATAFGDMLRKFQPNLCFIHFADPDTEGHNHGVNSPEKLKALAETDAAIAVIREAIRTAGIQDSSVLIITADHGGHDRTPEENAARARAGGNYQPGTHGSSSPDDVIIPWIAFGAHVKPGFTITAPVVQYDTAATALWLLGLPVPESFWGRPVTSAFE, encoded by the coding sequence GTGACATTCCTGCGTCGTTCTCTTTTCGTCCTTTTCACGATTCTCCTCGCTGTGTCGGTGGCTCGCGCCGCCTCCGCGCCGCTCGCGAAACATGTCTTCATCATCAGTATCGACCAAGGGGCGCCGGCCAGCATCGAAAAGGCGGAGATGCCCGTGCTGAAGAAAATGGCAGCCGAGGGGGCCCACACATGGGAGGCCTACACGATCGTCCCGAGTCTCACGCTCCCATCGCACACCTCGATGCTGACTGGCGTCGGCATCCAAAAGCATCAGGTCGATTGGAACGAACTCATGCCGGAGAAGGGGCTGGTGAAGGTGCCCACGATTTTCAGTTTTGCGAAGAAGGCCGGCCTGACGACCGCGATGATCGTCGGGAAAGTCAAATTCAAGACTCTGGAGCTTCCTGGCACCGTGGACCGATTCCTTCGGCCCGAATCTCCGCGCGGAGCGAGTATCGCCACCGCTTTTGGCGACATGCTCCGGAAATTTCAGCCGAACCTCTGTTTCATCCATTTCGCCGATCCCGACACCGAGGGGCACAACCATGGCGTGAACTCCCCGGAAAAACTGAAGGCGCTCGCGGAGACGGATGCGGCGATCGCGGTGATCCGGGAGGCCATCCGCACGGCCGGGATCCAGGATTCGAGCGTCCTGATCATTACGGCGGATCACGGCGGCCACGACCGGACGCCCGAGGAAAATGCCGCCCGCGCCAGGGCCGGCGGCAACTACCAGCCCGGCACGCACGGCAGCTCATCGCCGGATGACGTGATCATCCCGTGGATCGCCTTCGGTGCGCACGTGAAGCCCGGGTTCACGATCACCGCGCCGGTCGTGCAATACGATACCGCGGCGACGGCCTTGTGGCTGCTCGGTCTGCCCGTGCCGGAGAGCTTCTGGGGCCGACCGGTGACGAGTGCGTTCGAGTGA
- a CDS encoding GNAT family N-acetyltransferase, which produces MPFDDSPAPRGPIQLRDGRRARTRPIQPGDAGALTRGLERLSPTGNAYRFLHHRKRFTEAELHYLTHCDFHDHIAVVLALLDAQGHETDQVGVARCIRTPEDPELAEVGIVLVDDCQNLGGGTALLRHLVRLAWASGIRRWQAFSFAENVAASQLLRRFGLEISQRDAGYGTTESIYELLPPEADGTAD; this is translated from the coding sequence GTGCCTTTCGACGATTCACCGGCTCCGCGGGGCCCCATCCAGCTCCGCGACGGCCGTCGCGCCCGGACTCGCCCGATCCAACCTGGCGACGCCGGGGCGCTTACCCGCGGCCTCGAGCGACTTTCTCCCACGGGCAACGCCTACCGCTTCCTGCACCATCGAAAGCGCTTCACCGAAGCCGAACTGCACTACCTCACGCATTGCGATTTCCACGACCACATCGCCGTCGTGCTCGCGCTGCTCGACGCGCAAGGCCACGAAACGGATCAGGTCGGCGTCGCGCGCTGCATCCGCACGCCGGAAGATCCCGAACTCGCCGAAGTCGGGATCGTGCTCGTAGACGACTGCCAGAATCTGGGCGGCGGCACGGCGCTCCTCCGGCACCTCGTCCGTCTCGCCTGGGCCAGCGGAATCCGGCGCTGGCAGGCTTTCTCATTCGCGGAAAATGTCGCCGCGTCGCAACTCCTGCGCCGCTTCGGCCTGGAAATCTCCCAACGGGACGCCGGTTACGGCACCACCGAGTCGATCTACGAATTGCTGCCGCCCGAGGCCGACGGAACCGCGGATTGA
- a CDS encoding uracil-DNA glycosylase family protein, whose amino-acid sequence MSSDPLSTHLTELRACTRCPAMHRPAVVGRPANSRILLVGQAPGVKEPILGRPFAWTAGKTLFKWIESATGWNEETARDRIYFAAVCRCFPGKATRGGGDRVPDSTEIANCAPWMHREFEILRPTLVLAVGKLAISQFHPFALLSEVVGRTLPITYGGHSCELLPLPHPSGASTWHRMEPGKSLLGLALAHLATHVAEMDASAPQPIA is encoded by the coding sequence GTGTCGTCCGATCCTCTGTCCACCCACCTCACCGAGCTCCGCGCCTGCACGCGTTGCCCGGCCATGCACCGGCCGGCCGTCGTCGGCCGTCCGGCCAACAGCCGCATTCTTCTCGTCGGTCAGGCGCCCGGCGTGAAGGAGCCGATCCTCGGCCGGCCGTTCGCGTGGACCGCCGGGAAAACGCTTTTCAAATGGATCGAGTCCGCCACCGGCTGGAACGAGGAAACCGCCCGCGACCGGATTTACTTCGCGGCCGTCTGCCGCTGCTTCCCCGGCAAGGCCACGCGGGGCGGCGGCGACCGTGTGCCCGACTCCACCGAGATCGCCAACTGCGCGCCATGGATGCACCGGGAATTTGAAATCCTCCGGCCCACGCTCGTGCTGGCGGTCGGCAAGCTCGCGATCTCGCAATTCCATCCCTTCGCGCTGCTTTCGGAGGTCGTCGGTCGCACCTTGCCGATCACCTATGGCGGACACTCCTGCGAATTGCTGCCGCTCCCGCATCCGTCCGGCGCATCCACCTGGCATCGCATGGAGCCGGGAAAAAGCCTGCTGGGCCTCGCCCTTGCACACCTCGCCACCCACGTGGCCGAAATGGACGCCTCAGCGCCGCAGCCAATCGCCTGA
- a CDS encoding gamma-glutamylcyclotransferase family protein produces the protein MAADDRARIFLYGTLRRGGSRDVQVFYPGADFVAPARVRGRLFDLEAYPGLRLDSSGEWVQGELFDVTAAALAGLDEWEGIDLADPEAGEYRRVRVDAMREDGTIERCWVYEVRVEICVGRPVIASGDWLRR, from the coding sequence GTGGCAGCGGACGACCGCGCTCGCATTTTTCTTTACGGCACGCTCCGGCGTGGAGGTTCGCGGGATGTGCAGGTCTTCTACCCCGGGGCGGACTTTGTGGCGCCGGCAAGGGTCCGGGGGAGGCTATTCGATCTCGAGGCCTATCCAGGGTTGCGGCTCGATTCCTCGGGCGAGTGGGTGCAGGGAGAGCTTTTCGATGTGACGGCCGCTGCGCTGGCCGGGTTGGATGAATGGGAGGGAATCGACCTCGCGGATCCGGAGGCCGGCGAATATCGCCGCGTGAGAGTCGATGCGATGCGGGAGGACGGCACCATCGAGAGATGCTGGGTGTATGAGGTGCGCGTCGAAATCTGCGTCGGCCGGCCGGTGATCGCGTCAGGCGATTGGCTGCGGCGCTGA
- the leuC gene encoding 3-isopropylmalate dehydratase large subunit, with translation MKQTLLDKVWQAHSVRELANGQTQLLIGTHLIHEVTSPQAFGMLRDLGLKVLMPHRTFATVDHIVPTDEREEPFSDPLAEEMIQALRKNCAESGVTFFDLPTGKQGIVHIVGPEQGITQPGTTIACGDSHTSTHGAFGAIAFGIGTSQVRDVLATQTMAIGKPKVRRVEVNGKLKPGVYAKDVILHIIRKLGVNGGLGYAYEFAGTTFDNFTQEERMTVCNMSIEGGARVGYVNPDQTTFDYLEGRPYSPKGAEWDAAVERWKSFASDADAVYDDIVVYNAEDIAPTVTWGINPGQAVFIDETVPTPEELPEKDRATGIEALAHMHLTGGAPIKGTKVDVAFLGSCTNGRLSDLQEVATYLKGRKVSPNVKAIVVPGSQGVSSIAESLGLAEIFRDAGFEWRGAGCSMCLGMNPDKLVGEQLCASSSNRNFKGRQGSPTGRTVLMSPLMVAAAAVTGEIADAREVFDLV, from the coding sequence ATGAAACAGACGTTGTTGGACAAAGTGTGGCAGGCTCATTCGGTGCGGGAACTGGCAAACGGCCAGACCCAGCTCCTGATCGGCACGCACTTGATTCACGAAGTCACCAGCCCGCAGGCCTTCGGCATGCTGCGCGATCTCGGGCTGAAGGTCCTCATGCCGCACCGCACGTTTGCAACCGTCGACCACATCGTGCCCACCGACGAACGCGAAGAGCCATTTTCCGATCCGCTCGCCGAGGAAATGATCCAGGCGCTGCGCAAGAATTGCGCCGAGAGCGGCGTCACCTTTTTCGACCTGCCCACCGGCAAGCAGGGCATCGTTCACATTGTCGGTCCCGAGCAGGGCATCACGCAGCCCGGCACGACCATCGCCTGCGGCGACTCGCACACGAGCACGCACGGCGCCTTCGGCGCAATCGCCTTCGGCATCGGCACCAGTCAGGTGCGCGACGTGCTCGCCACGCAGACGATGGCCATCGGCAAGCCAAAGGTTCGCCGCGTCGAGGTCAACGGCAAACTCAAGCCCGGCGTCTACGCGAAGGACGTCATCCTGCACATCATCCGCAAGCTCGGCGTGAACGGCGGCCTCGGCTATGCCTACGAATTCGCCGGCACGACGTTCGACAATTTCACGCAGGAAGAGCGCATGACCGTCTGCAACATGTCGATCGAAGGCGGCGCGCGCGTCGGCTACGTCAATCCCGACCAGACGACCTTCGATTACCTCGAGGGCCGCCCATATTCGCCCAAGGGCGCAGAGTGGGATGCCGCCGTCGAGCGCTGGAAGAGCTTCGCGAGTGACGCGGACGCCGTCTATGACGACATCGTCGTTTACAACGCCGAGGACATCGCGCCGACCGTCACCTGGGGCATCAACCCCGGCCAGGCTGTGTTCATCGACGAGACCGTGCCCACGCCCGAGGAGCTGCCCGAGAAGGACCGCGCCACCGGCATCGAGGCCCTCGCCCACATGCACCTCACCGGCGGCGCGCCGATCAAGGGCACCAAGGTCGATGTCGCCTTCCTCGGCAGCTGCACGAACGGCCGCCTGAGTGATCTCCAGGAAGTCGCCACCTACCTCAAGGGTCGCAAGGTCAGCCCGAACGTGAAGGCCATCGTCGTCCCCGGCTCGCAGGGCGTCTCGTCCATCGCCGAGTCGCTCGGCCTGGCGGAAATCTTCCGCGACGCCGGCTTCGAATGGCGTGGCGCCGGTTGCTCGATGTGCCTCGGCATGAATCCCGACAAACTCGTCGGCGAACAGCTCTGCGCCAGCTCGAGCAATCGCAACTTCAAGGGCCGCCAGGGCTCGCCGACCGGCCGCACCGTGCTCATGAGCCCGCTCATGGTCGCCGCCGCGGCGGTCACGGGTGAGATCGCCGACGCCCGCGAGGTGTTCGATCTCGTCTAG
- a CDS encoding TraB/GumN family protein gives MNFRFRLSDWRRASAVFLLALSLAHSSASAAGAPYLWKIEGARVPSWIFGTIHLARPDVATPPAVVRAAAESADAVFTEIPMDRETLLALAPRLLLPPDKSLSAIAGPEIVASLKAELRHSEGGLAAIPASFDRLKPWAAAVSLLELDDQSKYPGLLALDTTLFRHAAAAGKETGGLETPAEQLAIFDDLAEAEQITILRETLAQLRDFRAKGRSLSDTLAALYLAGDLTALVTELNKLDAISDDPALSAKLMDRLLDQRNARMAERIIRKLRDQPEKSWFFAVGAAHLEGDSGLLAAFEKAGFKLTRTR, from the coding sequence TTGAACTTTCGGTTTCGGCTCTCGGATTGGCGGCGCGCGAGCGCCGTCTTCCTTCTCGCACTCTCGCTCGCGCATTCGTCGGCATCCGCCGCCGGCGCGCCCTACCTTTGGAAGATCGAGGGAGCCAGGGTGCCGTCGTGGATCTTCGGCACGATTCACCTCGCCCGCCCGGATGTCGCCACGCCTCCCGCCGTGGTGCGCGCCGCCGCCGAAAGCGCCGATGCCGTATTCACGGAGATCCCAATGGACCGCGAAACCCTCCTGGCGCTCGCCCCACGGCTCCTGCTCCCTCCCGACAAGTCACTCTCCGCGATCGCCGGCCCCGAGATCGTCGCATCCCTGAAAGCTGAGCTTCGTCATTCCGAGGGCGGGCTCGCCGCGATACCCGCCTCCTTCGATCGCCTCAAGCCCTGGGCCGCCGCCGTTTCGTTGCTGGAACTCGATGATCAGTCGAAATACCCGGGCCTTCTCGCGCTGGATACGACCCTCTTCCGCCACGCCGCCGCTGCCGGCAAGGAAACCGGAGGCCTCGAAACACCCGCCGAGCAGCTCGCCATTTTCGACGATCTCGCCGAGGCCGAGCAGATCACCATTCTGCGAGAAACCCTCGCTCAGCTCCGAGACTTCCGCGCGAAGGGCAGGAGCCTTTCCGACACCCTCGCCGCGCTCTATCTCGCCGGCGACCTCACCGCACTCGTCACGGAACTCAACAAGCTTGACGCCATCTCCGATGATCCCGCGCTCAGCGCGAAACTCATGGACCGCCTGCTCGACCAGCGAAATGCCCGCATGGCCGAGCGGATCATCCGAAAGCTCCGCGACCAGCCGGAGAAATCCTGGTTCTTCGCCGTGGGCGCCGCGCACCTCGAAGGCGACA